One window of Microcoleus vaginatus PCC 9802 genomic DNA carries:
- a CDS encoding GAF domain-containing protein, protein MQLTENTQELHYKLDRELLIRRITERIRQSLELEDILTSTVAEVRSFLKTDRIMIYRFSADGSGEVVAESINNNHLPSLKGLHFPADDIPASARQMYVTLRQRTIIDVNSGTIVLSPLDAADTGQPLVKEEMHYRALDPCHSAYLMAMGVQSSLVVPILHRRIASPNSKTDICEAATCLTRYEPGNNQKIHIELWGLLVSHHSAPLNISPADLEVVQLVSDQLSSAIAHALLLQQTRSQAAREATVSRIAALLYGHVNIQLQQGLEATVTALGGSGGRLYLNPPKINGEKLSTPKIEGELPIAPTHSDATFELFTTGEQPTLPNWEKVKAIEAHPLWQEWLTKGFKNTEELPKFSIFTNSQFPVLIITDLYKEPLFRVLVPAFQSTKIRGLLVIPLHYKQQVVGCLTIFRNAIDTEKMWAGRFDSSAAQTLPRQSFELWREIKKGQSPEWKCEEIEQALAIGSQFCSAIGQYVLYKEVQTLNANLERQVQERTAQLQKSLDFAKILTRVRDQIRSTLDLKIILQTIVREVRVLLDTDRTVIYRFAADKQGEVVVEAVGGQWRSILGITSPQECFPEGSDCFYRAGRARAINDIYTEDLTPCHREFLEELQVRGSLIVPMRGKDSQLWGLLIAHECSGPRVWQTAEQELVQHLAAQAAIAIHQAELYQESLNAATAERLKAEQLAKTVTELHNTQAQLIQTEKMSSLGQLLAGVAHEINNPVNFIYGNLSHASEYTKDLLCLVELYRQHYPNPNPQISECSEAIDIEFLAEDLPKILGSMTVGVERIRQLVVSLRNFSRSDQAEKKAVDIHEGIDSTLLILQHRIKANSDHNTVEIIKEYGNLPLVECYASSLNQVFMNLIGNALDALEMGKKERVMNLPFKAASAAPTHLSSQIRPIESGDINATTECLIPDFPSPCIRIRTELIDEKTVGICIADNGHGIPKELISHIFNPFFTTKPVGRGTGLGLSISYQIVVEKHQGVLKCVSVPGHGTEFWIEIPLN, encoded by the coding sequence ATGCAACTCACAGAAAATACGCAAGAATTACATTATAAACTAGACAGAGAACTTTTGATACGGCGGATAACTGAACGTATCCGCCAATCTTTAGAATTAGAAGATATTTTAACCAGTACGGTAGCAGAAGTGCGGTCTTTTTTGAAAACAGATCGCATTATGATTTACAGGTTTAGTGCCGACGGAAGTGGAGAAGTTGTTGCTGAGTCAATTAATAACAACCATCTCCCTTCCTTGAAAGGACTGCACTTTCCAGCAGACGACATTCCCGCGAGTGCCAGGCAGATGTATGTCACTTTGCGCCAGCGGACAATAATAGATGTTAACTCAGGGACGATCGTCCTGAGTCCCCTCGATGCAGCAGACACCGGTCAACCTTTAGTAAAGGAGGAGATGCACTACCGAGCGCTCGATCCTTGCCACAGCGCTTACCTGATGGCAATGGGAGTGCAATCTTCCTTAGTCGTGCCGATTTTGCACCGCAGGATCGCGTCGCCAAACAGCAAAACAGATATCTGCGAGGCGGCCACGTGTCTGACTCGATACGAGCCAGGAAATAATCAAAAAATTCACATCGAACTGTGGGGACTTTTAGTGTCTCACCACTCTGCGCCCCTCAATATTTCACCAGCAGATTTAGAAGTAGTTCAGCTCGTATCAGATCAATTGTCTAGCGCTATAGCCCACGCGCTCCTCCTCCAGCAAACCCGCTCTCAAGCCGCCCGCGAAGCTACCGTGAGCCGCATAGCAGCCCTGTTGTATGGTCACGTCAACATTCAACTGCAACAGGGTTTAGAAGCCACCGTCACCGCTTTGGGCGGCAGCGGTGGCAGACTCTATCTCAACCCGCCGAAAATCAACGGTGAAAAGTTATCCACTCCCAAGATTGAAGGAGAATTGCCAATTGCCCCGACCCACAGTGATGCTACCTTTGAACTGTTCACCACAGGAGAACAACCGACACTTCCCAACTGGGAAAAAGTTAAGGCGATCGAAGCTCATCCCCTCTGGCAGGAATGGCTAACCAAAGGATTCAAAAATACCGAAGAACTCCCCAAATTTTCAATTTTTACTAATTCTCAATTTCCCGTTTTGATAATTACCGACTTATACAAAGAACCTCTATTTAGAGTTTTAGTTCCCGCTTTCCAATCTACTAAAATTAGGGGCTTGCTGGTAATTCCTCTCCACTACAAACAACAAGTAGTCGGCTGTTTGACCATTTTTCGCAATGCAATAGATACCGAAAAAATGTGGGCGGGGCGCTTTGACAGCAGCGCTGCACAAACCCTTCCCAGACAATCCTTTGAACTCTGGCGAGAAATAAAAAAAGGTCAGTCGCCCGAGTGGAAGTGCGAAGAAATTGAGCAAGCTTTAGCTATAGGCAGCCAATTTTGTTCGGCAATTGGGCAGTACGTTCTTTATAAAGAAGTGCAGACCCTGAATGCCAACTTGGAGCGCCAAGTTCAAGAACGTACCGCCCAATTGCAAAAATCCTTGGACTTTGCCAAAATATTGACGCGAGTTAGAGACCAGATTCGCAGCACCTTAGATTTAAAAATCATACTGCAAACTATTGTGCGAGAAGTCAGAGTTTTGTTGGATACAGATCGCACGGTAATCTACCGATTTGCAGCAGACAAACAGGGCGAGGTAGTTGTCGAAGCTGTGGGCGGCCAGTGGCGGTCAATTTTGGGTATCACATCTCCACAAGAATGCTTTCCCGAAGGCTCAGACTGCTTTTATCGAGCCGGACGGGCGCGAGCAATTAATGATATTTATACTGAGGATTTAACACCCTGTCACCGCGAATTTTTGGAAGAGTTGCAGGTGAGAGGAAGTTTAATTGTGCCGATGAGAGGCAAAGATTCCCAATTGTGGGGGTTGCTGATTGCCCATGAGTGTTCGGGGCCGAGAGTTTGGCAAACAGCAGAACAGGAATTGGTGCAACATTTAGCGGCTCAAGCTGCGATCGCCATTCACCAAGCAGAACTTTATCAAGAAAGTCTCAATGCAGCAACTGCGGAGCGATTAAAAGCCGAACAGCTAGCTAAAACAGTCACAGAACTGCACAATACCCAAGCCCAACTGATTCAAACCGAAAAAATGTCCAGTCTCGGACAACTCCTCGCCGGAGTCGCCCACGAAATCAATAACCCCGTTAACTTTATCTACGGCAATCTGTCCCACGCCAGCGAATACACCAAAGATTTGCTCTGCTTGGTGGAACTCTACCGCCAGCACTACCCAAATCCCAACCCACAAATTAGCGAGTGCTCCGAAGCAATCGACATCGAATTTCTTGCCGAAGATTTGCCAAAAATTTTGGGTTCCATGACAGTCGGAGTTGAGCGCATCCGCCAGTTAGTGGTATCTTTGCGTAATTTTTCCAGGAGCGATCAAGCCGAGAAAAAAGCCGTTGACATTCACGAGGGCATTGACAGTACCCTGTTGATTTTGCAGCACCGGATCAAAGCCAATTCTGATCACAACACCGTAGAAATCATTAAAGAATACGGCAATTTGCCCTTAGTAGAATGCTATGCCAGCTCGCTCAATCAAGTATTTATGAATCTGATCGGTAATGCCCTTGACGCCCTAGAAATGGGAAAAAAAGAGCGAGTTATGAATCTTCCCTTTAAAGCGGCAAGTGCAGCGCCGACACATTTAAGCTCCCAAATACGGCCTATCGAGTCAGGAGATATAAATGCCACCACCGAGTGTTTGATTCCTGATTTCCCATCCCCTTGCATTCGGATTCGCACTGAATTAATCGATGAAAAAACCGTAGGAATTTGCATTGCCGACAATGGTCACGGCATCCCCAAAGAGTTAATCTCTCACATATTTAATCCATTTTTTACTACTAAACCCGTAGGTCGGGGCACGGGTTTAGGACTGTCTATCAGTTACCAAATTGTAGTTGAGAAACACCAAGGCGTACTTAAGTGTGTTTCTGTACCCGGTCATGGTACAGAGTTCTGGATCGAGATTCCCCTGAATTAA
- a CDS encoding NADAR family protein, whose product MIIYFYKVEEPYGCFSNFSLHDISLHGQYWLTVEHYYQAQKFVSADERLVAAIRAVATPQEAAKLGRDPNHRIRADWEAVKIPIMREAVLTKFLTHTDIQAILLATGDRVIVEDSPTDYYWGCGCDRTGQNHLGRILMSVRQEISQRLARG is encoded by the coding sequence ATGATAATTTATTTTTATAAAGTAGAGGAGCCTTACGGCTGCTTTTCTAATTTTTCACTACACGACATTAGCCTGCACGGTCAATATTGGTTGACTGTGGAACATTACTATCAAGCCCAGAAATTTGTCAGCGCTGATGAAAGATTAGTGGCGGCGATTCGAGCTGTAGCAACTCCCCAGGAAGCCGCCAAATTAGGTCGCGATCCGAACCACCGGATTCGCGCTGATTGGGAAGCGGTGAAGATTCCCATTATGCGCGAAGCAGTTTTAACTAAGTTTCTCACTCATACAGACATTCAAGCTATTCTCCTCGCCACAGGAGATCGAGTGATTGTCGAGGATTCGCCAACGGATTACTACTGGGGGTGTGGCTGCGATCGAACCGGTCAAAATCATTTGGGTAGAATTCTGATGAGCGTGCGCCAAGAAATTAGTCAGCGCCTTGCGCGCGGATAA
- a CDS encoding geranylgeranyl reductase family protein, translating into MFDCIIVGAGPAGSTAAYHLAKQGRSVVVVEKASLPRKKPCTGGVPGAIAQWLDFDLTPAISRKANKITYTWKMEYLVQVQQINSPMWMVQADVFDDFLIKQAQKTGAELRHSTEVKGIKFKNSVWEVKTNSEPVSGRYLIAAGSAGGSMTKKLGLKEPKLCLSASLETRSIKGDSVNFDFGTIKKGFIWSFPQADGYSWSIAAMRGDKPKDIKKMLAEYAPKCGADVSVSNVREHPMSLWEGDRKLHSPNSLLAGDAASLADPLSGEGIRPAIFSGFKAAKASDRALGGADDVKEHYTESIAQEWNTDMVWGSRLARAFYQFTADVSRAGLQFPRTTKLMSKILCGELLYADLANRAFQKLMPF; encoded by the coding sequence ATGTTTGATTGCATTATTGTCGGTGCAGGCCCGGCAGGCAGCACAGCAGCTTATCACCTGGCCAAGCAGGGACGTTCTGTTGTGGTAGTAGAAAAAGCATCTTTGCCCCGTAAAAAGCCTTGTACCGGCGGCGTTCCTGGGGCGATCGCCCAATGGCTCGATTTTGACCTGACGCCAGCTATTTCGAGGAAAGCTAACAAAATTACCTACACATGGAAAATGGAATATCTGGTGCAGGTTCAGCAGATAAATTCCCCCATGTGGATGGTACAGGCAGATGTATTTGACGACTTTTTAATTAAACAAGCTCAAAAAACTGGTGCGGAACTTAGGCACTCTACAGAAGTTAAAGGAATTAAGTTTAAAAATTCTGTTTGGGAAGTTAAAACAAACTCAGAACCTGTTTCTGGCCGCTATTTGATTGCTGCTGGCAGTGCCGGCGGGTCGATGACTAAGAAGCTGGGATTGAAAGAACCAAAACTCTGTTTGAGCGCAAGTTTAGAAACTCGCTCAATCAAGGGCGATTCCGTCAATTTCGATTTTGGTACTATAAAAAAAGGTTTTATCTGGAGCTTTCCCCAAGCTGACGGCTACTCTTGGAGTATTGCTGCGATGCGTGGCGACAAGCCAAAAGATATCAAGAAAATGTTGGCAGAGTACGCACCTAAGTGCGGGGCGGATGTTAGTGTCAGCAACGTGCGGGAACACCCCATGAGTTTGTGGGAGGGCGATCGCAAATTGCACTCGCCAAATTCCCTGCTTGCAGGAGACGCAGCCAGTCTCGCCGACCCCCTGTCCGGTGAGGGAATTCGTCCTGCCATTTTTAGTGGCTTTAAGGCCGCTAAAGCGAGCGATCGAGCTCTTGGAGGTGCCGACGACGTTAAGGAGCACTACACTGAATCGATCGCCCAAGAATGGAACACTGATATGGTTTGGGGGAGTCGCTTAGCCAGGGCCTTCTATCAGTTTACAGCAGATGTTTCTAGAGCGGGCCTCCAATTTCCGAGGACTACTAAGTTGATGAGCAAAATTTTGTGTGGCGAACTGCTTTATGCCGATCTCGCTAACCGTGCTTTTCAAAAGCTGATGCCGTTTTAG
- a CDS encoding ribosome recycling factor — translation MKLADAEDHMQKAVEATQRSFNTIRTGRANASLLDRVMVDYYGSPTPIKSLANIGTPDATTITIQPFDRTALNSIEKAISLSDVGLVPNNDGSVIRLNIPPLTSDRRQEFVKMASKFAEEGKVAIRNIRRDAVDSIRKQEKSSDISKDESRDLQDKIQKLTDKYIAKIEEVLAAKEKDITTV, via the coding sequence AAGTTAGCTGACGCAGAAGATCATATGCAAAAGGCAGTTGAGGCTACTCAACGGTCTTTTAATACTATTAGGACGGGACGGGCCAACGCCTCCCTCCTCGATCGAGTCATGGTAGACTACTACGGCTCTCCAACTCCGATCAAATCCCTTGCCAACATCGGCACCCCGGATGCGACTACGATCACCATTCAACCGTTCGATCGCACAGCGCTCAACTCGATCGAAAAAGCAATTTCCCTGTCGGATGTAGGACTCGTGCCCAACAACGACGGTTCAGTTATTCGCTTGAACATTCCGCCGCTGACGAGCGACAGACGCCAAGAATTTGTCAAAATGGCCAGTAAGTTTGCTGAAGAAGGTAAAGTTGCAATTCGCAATATCCGCCGCGATGCCGTTGACTCGATTCGCAAGCAGGAAAAAAGCAGCGATATCTCTAAAGATGAATCCCGGGACTTGCAAGATAAAATTCAAAAGCTGACGGACAAGTACATTGCCAAAATAGAAGAAGTTCTGGCAGCGAAAGAGAAAGATATCACGACTGTTTAG